A window of the bacterium genome harbors these coding sequences:
- a CDS encoding PIN domain protein produces MRIYMDNCCFNRPFDDQSNIRIRLETEAKLYIQEKIISKEIELVWSYIIDYENRFNPFEERRNAIDKWKHHAIIDIVETNDIINNAGSIQSLGTKSKDALHVACAIEAKCDYFLSTDNSLLKKLSDFDKIKTLNLLSFLTVLEVSQ; encoded by the coding sequence ATGAGAATTTACATGGATAACTGCTGTTTTAATCGCCCTTTTGATGATCAATCTAACATTCGTATCAGACTTGAGACCGAGGCCAAGCTATACATTCAAGAGAAAATAATCAGCAAAGAAATTGAGTTGGTATGGTCTTATATCATTGATTATGAGAATCGGTTTAATCCTTTTGAGGAAAGAAGAAATGCAATTGATAAGTGGAAGCATCACGCAATAATTGATATTGTGGAAACAAATGATATCATTAATAATGCTGGATCAATCCAGAGCCTTGGCACAAAAAGTAAAGATGCTCTTCATGTTGCTTGTGCTATCGAAGCCAAATGTGATTATTTTCTTTCAACGGATAATTCTTTACTCAAAAAACTTTCTGATTTTGATAAGATTAAAACATTGAATCTATTATCCTTTCTGACTGTTTTGGAGGTAAGCCAATGA